Proteins co-encoded in one Streptomyces sp. SLBN-31 genomic window:
- a CDS encoding O-methyltransferase — translation MSESLWHDVDDYFTAHLAQDDEALRAALRDSAAAGLPPIAVTAPQGKFLRLLAEIQGARTVLEIGTLGGYSTIWLARALPEDGRLVSLEYSAATAEIAVRNIARAGLDRLVEVRVGPALESLPKLADENPAPFDLVFIDADRVNNPHYVEWALRLTRAGSLIVVDNVVRRGRVTDAASTDPEIQGVRAAVELIGSHPRLSGTAIQTVSGKGHDGFALARVL, via the coding sequence ATGAGCGAGTCGCTGTGGCACGACGTGGACGACTACTTCACCGCCCACCTCGCGCAGGACGACGAGGCCCTTCGGGCCGCCCTGCGCGACAGTGCGGCCGCCGGACTCCCGCCCATCGCCGTCACCGCGCCCCAGGGCAAGTTCCTGCGGCTCCTCGCCGAGATCCAGGGCGCCCGCACCGTCCTGGAGATCGGCACCCTGGGCGGCTACAGCACCATCTGGCTGGCCCGCGCCCTCCCGGAGGACGGCCGCCTGGTGTCCCTGGAGTACAGCGCCGCGACCGCCGAGATCGCCGTCCGCAACATCGCCCGCGCCGGCCTGGACCGGCTGGTCGAGGTGCGGGTCGGCCCGGCCCTGGAGTCGCTGCCCAAGCTCGCCGACGAGAACCCGGCCCCCTTCGACCTGGTCTTCATCGACGCCGACCGGGTCAACAACCCGCACTACGTGGAGTGGGCCCTGCGCCTGACCCGCGCCGGCAGCCTGATCGTCGTCGACAACGTCGTACGGCGCGGCCGGGTCACCGACGCGGCAAGCACCGACCCCGAGATCCAGGGCGTCCGCGCCGCCGTCGAACTGATCGGCAGCCACCCGAGGCTGAGCGGCACGGCGATCCAGACGGTCAGCGGCAAGGGCCACGACGGCTTCGCCCTGGCCCGAGTGCTGTAG
- the proP gene encoding glycine betaine/L-proline transporter ProP → MATAAVPAPPVRTPRTSDATATDPAPVRRAVQAAALGNAMEWFDFGVYSYIAVTLGKVFFPSGNPTAQLLSTFGAFAAAFLVRPLGGMVFGPLGDRVGRQKVLALTMIMMAAGTFAIGLIPSYATIGVGAPLLLLLARLVQGFSTGGEYAGASTFIAEYAPDKRRGFLGSWLEFGTLAGYIGGAGLVTLMTALLSSHELLSWGWRVPFLIAGPMGVIGLYLRMRLEETPAFAAEVAKSESTRPKVPLREMITGQWKALLLCVGLVLVFNVTDYMLLSYMPSYLTSELHYDETHGLLVVLGVMALMMIVQPFAGALTDRIGRRPVIAAGCAGFLFLSVPAVLLIRQGSLAAVGLGMAALGLLLVCFTAAMPSALPALFPTRVRYGSLSIGFNVSVSLFGGTTPLVVTALIGATGNMMMPAYYMMAAAVIGGVAVWFMAESAGKPLPGSAPAVEG, encoded by the coding sequence TTGGCGACCGCCGCAGTCCCCGCTCCCCCGGTACGCACCCCCCGCACCTCCGATGCCACCGCCACCGATCCCGCCCCCGTCCGGCGTGCCGTGCAGGCCGCGGCGCTGGGCAACGCGATGGAGTGGTTCGACTTCGGTGTCTACAGCTACATCGCGGTGACGCTGGGCAAGGTCTTCTTCCCGTCCGGCAACCCCACCGCCCAGCTGCTGTCCACGTTCGGCGCCTTCGCCGCGGCCTTCCTGGTCCGCCCGCTCGGCGGCATGGTCTTCGGGCCGCTCGGCGACCGCGTCGGCCGGCAGAAGGTCCTCGCCCTCACCATGATCATGATGGCGGCGGGCACCTTCGCCATCGGCCTGATCCCGTCGTACGCCACCATCGGCGTCGGCGCGCCGCTGCTGCTGCTCCTGGCCCGCCTGGTGCAGGGCTTCTCCACCGGCGGCGAGTACGCGGGCGCGTCGACCTTCATCGCCGAGTACGCCCCCGACAAGCGGCGCGGCTTCCTCGGCAGCTGGCTGGAGTTCGGCACGCTCGCCGGCTACATCGGCGGCGCGGGCCTGGTCACCCTGATGACCGCCCTGCTGTCCTCCCACGAGCTGCTGAGCTGGGGCTGGCGCGTCCCGTTCCTGATCGCGGGCCCGATGGGCGTCATCGGCCTGTACCTGCGCATGCGCCTGGAGGAGACCCCGGCCTTCGCCGCGGAGGTCGCCAAGAGCGAGTCCACCCGCCCGAAGGTCCCGCTGCGCGAGATGATCACGGGGCAGTGGAAGGCCCTGCTGCTATGCGTGGGCCTGGTCCTGGTCTTCAACGTCACCGACTACATGCTGCTGTCGTACATGCCGAGCTACCTGACCAGTGAGCTCCACTACGACGAGACGCACGGTCTGCTGGTCGTCCTCGGCGTCATGGCGCTGATGATGATCGTCCAGCCCTTCGCGGGCGCCCTGACCGACCGGATCGGCCGCCGCCCGGTGATCGCCGCGGGCTGCGCCGGCTTCCTGTTCCTGTCCGTCCCCGCGGTCCTCCTGATCCGCCAGGGCAGCCTGGCCGCGGTCGGCCTCGGCATGGCCGCGCTCGGCCTGCTGCTGGTCTGCTTCACGGCCGCGATGCCGTCCGCCCTGCCGGCCCTGTTCCCGACCCGGGTCCGCTACGGCTCCCTGTCGATCGGCTTCAACGTGTCGGTGTCGCTGTTCGGCGGCACGACCCCGCTGGTCGTCACGGCCCTCATCGGCGCGACCGGGAACATGATGATGCCCGCCTACTACATGATGGCGGCGGCCGTGATCGGCGGCGTCGCGGTGTGGTTCATGGCCGAGTCGGCGGGCAAACCGCTGCCGGGTTCGGCACCGGCGGTGGAAGGGTAG
- a CDS encoding steroid 3-ketoacyl-CoA thiolase translates to MAAEPVIVEAVRTPIGRRGGALANLHPAYLLGETYRELLGRTGIPADAVEQVVGGTVTHAGEQSMNPARTAWLAMGLPYETAATTVDCQCGSSQQASHMTANMVAAGVIDVGISCGVEAMSRVPLGSGSKHGPGKPFPDEWNVDLPNQFEAAERIARHRGLTRENVDSLGLISQERAAVAWSEERFKRETFAVQVPTTEDEQRAGQGMWRLVDRDEGLRDTSMEALAGLKPVMPTAVHTAGNSSQISDGASAIMWASKRMARALKLRPRARIVAQALVGADPHFHLDGPIDATRAVLGKAGMSLKDIDLVEINEAFASVVLSWAQVFEQDLAKVNVNGGAIALGHPVGATGARLITTALHELERTDKEFALITMCAGGGLATGTIIQRL, encoded by the coding sequence ATGGCCGCGGAACCCGTGATCGTCGAAGCCGTACGCACCCCCATCGGCAGGCGCGGCGGAGCGCTCGCCAACCTGCACCCCGCCTACCTCCTGGGCGAGACCTACCGTGAACTCCTCGGCCGCACCGGCATCCCCGCCGACGCGGTCGAACAGGTCGTGGGCGGCACCGTCACCCACGCCGGCGAACAGTCCATGAACCCCGCGCGCACCGCCTGGCTGGCCATGGGACTGCCGTACGAGACGGCGGCGACAACGGTCGACTGCCAGTGCGGCTCCTCGCAGCAGGCCTCGCACATGACCGCCAACATGGTCGCGGCGGGCGTCATCGACGTGGGCATCAGCTGCGGTGTCGAGGCGATGTCCCGCGTCCCGCTGGGGTCCGGGTCCAAGCACGGGCCGGGAAAGCCGTTCCCGGACGAGTGGAACGTGGACCTGCCGAACCAGTTCGAGGCGGCCGAACGGATCGCCCGCCATCGGGGGCTCACCCGCGAGAACGTCGACTCGCTCGGGCTGATCTCGCAGGAGCGGGCCGCCGTGGCGTGGTCGGAGGAGCGCTTCAAACGGGAGACCTTCGCCGTCCAGGTCCCGACCACCGAGGACGAACAGCGCGCCGGACAGGGCATGTGGCGGCTCGTCGACCGGGACGAGGGCCTGCGCGACACGTCCATGGAGGCGCTGGCCGGCCTGAAGCCGGTCATGCCGACGGCCGTCCACACGGCCGGCAACTCCTCGCAGATCAGCGACGGCGCATCGGCCATCATGTGGGCGTCGAAGCGGATGGCGCGGGCGCTGAAGCTGCGGCCGAGGGCGCGGATCGTGGCCCAGGCGCTGGTCGGCGCCGACCCGCACTTCCACCTCGACGGTCCCATCGACGCGACGCGCGCGGTACTGGGCAAGGCGGGCATGTCGCTGAAGGACATCGACCTCGTCGAGATCAACGAGGCCTTCGCGTCAGTGGTGTTGAGCTGGGCGCAGGTCTTCGAGCAGGACCTGGCGAAGGTGAACGTCAACGGCGGCGCGATCGCGCTGGGGCACCCCGTGGGCGCCACCGGCGCCCGGCTCATCACCACGGCACTTCACGAACTGGAGCGCACGGACAAGGAGTTCGCGCTCATCACCATGTGCGCGGGCGGCGGGCTGGCCACCGGGACGATCATCCAGAGGCTGTAG
- a CDS encoding cytochrome P450 has protein sequence MPCPALPDGFDFTDPDLLQARVPLPEFAELRRAEPVRWVPQAGNIAGFRDEGYWAVTRHADVKYVSTHPELFSSYLNTAIIRFNEHIERDAIDAQRLILLNMDPPEHTRVRQIVQRIFTPRAIRALEDRLRERAHTIARSARGRSGTFDFVTEVACELPLQAIAELIGIPQDDRAKIFDWSNKMIAYDDPEYAITEEVGAESATELIAYAMNMAVDRKGCPAKDIVTTLVAAEDEGNLNSDEFGFFVLMLAVAGNETTRNAITHGMHAFLTHPDQWELYKRTRPETAAEEIVRWATPVNAFQRTATQDLELGGRRIRKGDRVGIFYAAANHDPEVFTDPDTFDIMRDPNPHLGFGGGGPHYCLGKSLAVLEINLIFNAIADALPGLTLAGDPDRLRSAWINGVKHLMVETG, from the coding sequence ATGCCCTGTCCAGCTCTGCCCGACGGGTTCGACTTCACCGACCCCGACCTGCTGCAAGCCCGTGTGCCCCTGCCGGAGTTCGCCGAGCTGCGCCGGGCCGAACCCGTGCGCTGGGTTCCCCAGGCGGGCAACATCGCCGGCTTCCGGGACGAGGGCTACTGGGCCGTGACCCGGCACGCCGACGTCAAGTACGTCTCCACGCACCCCGAGTTGTTCTCCTCGTACCTCAACACGGCGATCATCCGCTTCAACGAGCACATCGAGCGCGACGCGATCGACGCCCAGCGGCTGATCCTGCTGAACATGGATCCGCCCGAGCACACGCGCGTCCGCCAGATCGTGCAGCGCATCTTCACCCCGCGCGCGATCCGGGCGCTGGAGGACCGGCTGCGCGAACGCGCCCACACCATCGCCCGCTCCGCCCGCGGCCGCTCCGGCACCTTCGACTTCGTCACCGAGGTCGCCTGCGAACTGCCGCTTCAGGCCATCGCGGAGCTCATCGGCATCCCGCAGGACGACCGGGCCAAGATCTTCGACTGGTCCAACAAGATGATCGCCTACGACGATCCCGAGTACGCCATCACCGAGGAGGTCGGCGCCGAGTCGGCCACCGAACTCATCGCCTACGCCATGAACATGGCCGTGGACCGCAAGGGATGCCCGGCCAAGGACATCGTCACCACGCTGGTCGCCGCCGAGGACGAGGGCAACCTCAACTCCGACGAGTTCGGGTTCTTCGTGCTGATGCTGGCCGTGGCCGGCAACGAGACCACCCGCAACGCCATCACCCACGGCATGCACGCGTTCCTCACCCACCCCGACCAGTGGGAGCTGTACAAGCGGACGCGGCCCGAGACGGCGGCCGAGGAGATCGTCCGCTGGGCGACCCCGGTCAACGCTTTCCAGCGCACCGCCACCCAGGACCTCGAACTCGGCGGCAGGCGCATCCGGAAGGGCGACCGGGTGGGCATCTTCTACGCCGCCGCCAACCACGACCCGGAGGTCTTCACCGACCCCGACACCTTCGACATCATGCGCGACCCCAACCCCCACCTCGGCTTCGGCGGCGGCGGTCCCCACTACTGCCTGGGCAAGTCCCTCGCGGTCCTGGAGATCAACCTCATCTTCAACGCCATCGCCGACGCCCTGCCCGGCCTCACCCTGGCCGGCGACCCCGACCGCCTGCGCTCCGCGTGGATCAACGGCGTCAAGCACCTGATGGTCGAGACCGGCTGA
- a CDS encoding dihydrofolate reductase family protein: MGEVIARLAMSLDGYVAGPESGREHPLGIGGERLHSWVFGLRTFRRMQGMEGGLTGPDDDLIAEHVRRPGAVVMGHGMYVTGEVPWGDEPPFHAPVYVVTHHARPSVPKEGGTTFHFVTEGPERAVELARQAAGEKDVSLAGGADLVQQFIRAGLLDELLLHVVPVLACGGRRLFDNLGDQHIEWEKTQVLDSPEVTHIRLRARRNVS; this comes from the coding sequence ATGGGTGAGGTCATCGCACGGCTGGCAATGTCGCTGGACGGATACGTCGCGGGCCCTGAGTCGGGCCGGGAGCACCCGCTGGGCATCGGCGGGGAGCGGCTGCACTCCTGGGTGTTCGGCCTGCGGACGTTCCGCCGGATGCAGGGGATGGAGGGCGGCCTGACCGGGCCGGACGACGACCTGATCGCCGAGCACGTCCGGCGGCCGGGCGCGGTGGTCATGGGGCACGGCATGTACGTCACCGGCGAGGTCCCGTGGGGCGACGAGCCGCCGTTCCACGCGCCGGTGTACGTGGTCACCCACCATGCGCGCCCGTCCGTTCCCAAGGAGGGCGGCACCACGTTCCACTTCGTCACCGAGGGCCCCGAGCGCGCCGTGGAGCTGGCCCGGCAGGCGGCCGGTGAGAAGGACGTGTCGCTGGCGGGCGGCGCGGACCTGGTCCAGCAGTTCATCCGGGCAGGCCTGCTGGACGAACTGCTCCTGCACGTCGTCCCGGTCCTGGCCTGCGGCGGCCGCCGCCTCTTCGACAACCTGGGCGATCAGCACATCGAGTGGGAGAAGACCCAGGTGCTGGACTCACCGGAGGTCACGCATATCCGGTTGCGGGCGCGCCGCAACGTCTCCTGA
- a CDS encoding bifunctional glycosyltransferase 87/phosphatase PAP2 family protein produces the protein MANVEHSGRPAGALGATAGGGRLRAARLALWLVAAVLAVRQVAVVLGTPRGERLTDLETWVGPNGVLHVKGSLYDSTRFTGTPFGGLVLKPLTRAAEQALGWGWTFGTLLLVVALGLVAARALPQPVSRRTSLLGAPVAISLLMLSLPVRNALWLGQISILPVLLVLVGCFIVRGERTSGVLIGVAAAFQPTILLFAPLLWFTGRRRPAVSTGATFVALTALAWAAMPHDSYTYWVHHMAGTGLGGKADDLANQSLHGALLRLGLTGPLEIGLFFALGTAVAVVGVRRAVHHARDGQLLLAVAITGCAAIAVSPTTWQHQLLWVLLGVVGRVGKRASDRYVWPVAVVLVMTLPAKMMLPNMAAMDPLRDNVVLLAALAAATVVPFLPRTSPYYQAPVPTDYAEPVPARLRHVPLLPQLRRVLTRPNLLLELLLIRVTYAAYQKVRLAATGGSNEAGRTRAEHHGHQILDLERFLHMDIEHAVNHAVVKIDWLRGFYDFYYESFHFVVPLTVLAVLYWRRPVDYRWARSALGFATLLALVGFWLYPLAPPRLLPGLGVIDTVHGVQDFSKPDYGTLTALTNQYAAMPSLHFGWSLWCGVVIAVIAPKWWMKALGLLHPFFTVSAIVATGNHWVLDAVGGAAVVGVGFGLAYLLQGPRARTAVAVGAGDPPQEAVAAGLGGGRSGA, from the coding sequence GTGGCGAACGTGGAGCACAGCGGGCGACCGGCGGGAGCCTTGGGGGCGACGGCCGGCGGGGGCCGGCTGCGGGCTGCGCGCCTGGCCCTGTGGCTGGTCGCGGCCGTCCTCGCCGTCCGGCAGGTGGCCGTCGTCCTCGGTACACCCCGGGGTGAGCGGCTGACGGACCTGGAGACCTGGGTGGGTCCCAACGGCGTCCTGCATGTGAAGGGCTCGTTGTACGACTCGACGCGGTTCACCGGCACGCCGTTCGGCGGGCTCGTCCTCAAACCGCTCACCCGGGCGGCCGAGCAGGCCCTCGGCTGGGGCTGGACCTTCGGCACTCTCCTGCTGGTCGTCGCGCTCGGCCTGGTCGCCGCGCGCGCCCTGCCCCAGCCGGTGAGCCGGCGCACCTCGCTGCTGGGCGCGCCGGTCGCGATCAGCCTGCTGATGCTGTCCCTGCCGGTCCGCAACGCGCTCTGGCTCGGCCAGATCAGCATCCTGCCGGTGCTGCTCGTGCTGGTCGGCTGCTTCATCGTGCGCGGGGAGCGCACCAGCGGCGTGCTGATCGGCGTCGCCGCCGCCTTCCAGCCGACGATCCTGCTCTTCGCGCCGCTGCTGTGGTTCACCGGCCGGCGCCGGCCCGCCGTCTCCACCGGTGCCACGTTCGTCGCGCTCACCGCGCTCGCCTGGGCGGCGATGCCGCACGACTCGTACACCTACTGGGTCCACCACATGGCGGGCACCGGGCTCGGCGGCAAGGCCGACGACCTGGCCAACCAGTCCCTGCACGGCGCCCTGCTGCGCCTGGGGCTGACCGGGCCCCTGGAGATCGGCCTGTTCTTCGCGCTCGGCACGGCCGTCGCCGTGGTCGGCGTCCGCCGGGCCGTGCACCACGCCCGCGACGGACAGCTCCTCCTCGCCGTCGCCATCACCGGCTGCGCGGCGATCGCCGTGTCGCCGACCACCTGGCAGCACCAGCTGCTGTGGGTGCTGCTCGGGGTCGTCGGGCGGGTCGGCAAGCGGGCCTCCGACCGGTACGTGTGGCCGGTCGCCGTCGTCCTGGTGATGACGCTGCCGGCGAAGATGATGCTGCCGAACATGGCGGCGATGGACCCCCTGCGTGACAACGTCGTCCTGCTCGCCGCCCTCGCCGCGGCCACGGTCGTGCCGTTCCTGCCCCGCACCTCGCCGTACTACCAGGCGCCGGTCCCGACCGACTACGCCGAGCCGGTCCCGGCGCGCCTGCGGCACGTGCCGCTGCTGCCCCAGCTGCGCCGCGTCCTCACCCGCCCCAACCTGCTGCTGGAGCTGCTGCTGATCCGCGTCACGTACGCGGCGTACCAGAAGGTCAGGCTCGCGGCCACGGGCGGTTCGAACGAGGCGGGGCGGACCCGGGCCGAGCACCACGGCCATCAGATCCTCGACCTCGAGCGGTTCCTGCACATGGACATCGAGCACGCCGTCAACCACGCGGTCGTGAAGATCGACTGGCTGCGGGGCTTCTACGACTTCTACTACGAGTCGTTCCACTTCGTCGTGCCGCTGACCGTGCTCGCCGTGCTGTACTGGCGCCGCCCGGTCGACTACCGCTGGGCGCGCTCGGCGCTCGGCTTCGCCACGCTGCTGGCCCTGGTCGGCTTCTGGCTCTACCCGCTGGCCCCTCCGCGCCTGCTGCCCGGCCTGGGCGTCATCGACACCGTGCACGGCGTCCAGGACTTCTCCAAGCCGGACTACGGCACCCTGACCGCGCTGACGAACCAGTACGCCGCGATGCCCTCGCTGCACTTCGGCTGGTCGCTGTGGTGCGGGGTGGTGATCGCGGTGATCGCGCCCAAGTGGTGGATGAAGGCGCTGGGCCTGCTGCACCCGTTCTTCACGGTCTCGGCGATCGTGGCCACCGGCAACCACTGGGTGCTGGACGCGGTGGGCGGCGCGGCGGTCGTGGGCGTGGGCTTCGGACTGGCGTACCTGCTGCAGGGACCGCGGGCCCGTACGGCCGTGGCGGTCGGTGCCGGTGATCCGCCCCAGGAGGCCGTCGCCGCCGGCCTCGGGGGAGGCAGAAGCGGGGCGTAG
- a CDS encoding MFS transporter, with translation MAGDASTVTRHRQEAQDPHVPGSVLVSIGALLLGMLLAALDQTIVSTALPTIVSDLGGLDHLSWVVTAYLLASTAATPLWGKLGDQYGRKRLFQTAIVLFLIGSALCGMAQNMPQLIAFRAVQGLGGGGLMVLSMAIVGDVVPPRERGRYQGLFGAVFGATSVLGPLLGGLFTEHLSWRWVFYVNLPVGVIALAVIAAVLRIPRKQTRHVIDYLGTFLIASVATCLVLVASLGGTTWGWGSAQIVGLAVLGVVLAVAFVAVERRAAEPVLPLKLFRIRTFTLSAVISFIVGFAMFGAMTYLPTFLQVVQGVTPTMSGVHMLPMVFGMLLSSTGSGQIVSRTGRWKVFPVTGTAVTTLGLLLLHRLDENSSTFAMSACFFVFGLGLGLVMQVLVLIVQNAVSYEDLGVATSGATFFRSIGASFGVAIFGTVFASRLGDKLTAAFRGVRLPGGVSADALESDPRGIASLPPALRAPALHAYASAITDVFLYAAPVALLGFVLAWFLKEDPLRGSVTAPDVTETLASNPVERSSYDEVCRALSVLGTREGRRRVYQEITERAGYDLLPAASWLLLRIRRYGWAEPAVLAERSSVPLSVIIEAARQVEVRHLAVREGLELVLTDSGRQVAERLAQAREESLARLLGDWWGPGRPTDLVQLVRELNGELCGSEREEPHKGVVEGAG, from the coding sequence ATGGCAGGGGATGCGAGCACGGTGACCCGGCACCGGCAGGAGGCGCAGGATCCGCACGTGCCCGGGAGCGTCCTCGTCTCGATCGGCGCGCTGCTCCTCGGGATGCTGCTCGCCGCGCTCGACCAGACCATCGTCTCGACCGCGCTGCCGACCATCGTCAGCGACCTCGGCGGGCTGGATCACCTGTCGTGGGTGGTGACCGCGTACCTGCTGGCCTCGACCGCCGCGACCCCGCTGTGGGGCAAGCTCGGCGACCAGTACGGGCGCAAGAGGCTGTTCCAGACCGCGATCGTGCTCTTCCTCATCGGCTCCGCGCTGTGCGGCATGGCGCAGAACATGCCGCAGCTCATCGCCTTCCGCGCGGTACAGGGGCTCGGCGGCGGCGGGCTGATGGTGCTGTCGATGGCGATCGTCGGGGACGTGGTGCCGCCGCGCGAGCGCGGTCGCTACCAAGGGCTGTTCGGGGCCGTGTTCGGGGCGACCAGCGTCCTCGGACCGCTGCTCGGCGGCCTGTTCACCGAACACCTCAGCTGGCGCTGGGTGTTCTACGTCAACCTCCCCGTCGGCGTGATCGCCCTCGCGGTGATCGCGGCCGTGCTGCGCATCCCGCGCAAGCAGACGCGGCACGTCATCGACTACCTCGGTACGTTCCTGATCGCGTCCGTCGCCACCTGCCTCGTGCTCGTCGCCTCGCTGGGCGGGACGACCTGGGGGTGGGGCTCGGCGCAGATCGTCGGGCTGGCCGTGCTGGGCGTCGTACTCGCCGTGGCGTTCGTGGCGGTGGAGCGGCGGGCCGCCGAACCGGTGCTGCCGCTGAAGCTGTTCCGCATCCGGACCTTCACCCTGTCCGCCGTCATCAGCTTCATCGTCGGCTTCGCCATGTTCGGCGCGATGACCTACCTGCCGACGTTCCTCCAGGTGGTGCAGGGCGTCACCCCCACCATGTCCGGCGTGCACATGCTGCCCATGGTGTTCGGAATGCTGCTGTCGTCCACCGGCTCCGGGCAGATCGTCAGCCGGACGGGCCGTTGGAAGGTCTTCCCGGTGACGGGCACCGCCGTCACCACCCTCGGGCTGCTCCTGCTGCACCGCCTCGACGAGAACAGCTCCACGTTCGCGATGAGCGCCTGCTTCTTCGTCTTCGGCCTCGGACTCGGCCTGGTCATGCAGGTACTGGTGCTCATCGTGCAGAACGCCGTCTCCTACGAGGACCTCGGCGTCGCGACCTCCGGCGCGACCTTCTTCCGGTCCATCGGCGCCTCCTTCGGCGTCGCGATCTTCGGCACGGTCTTCGCGAGCCGCCTCGGCGACAAGCTGACGGCGGCGTTCCGGGGCGTGCGGCTGCCGGGAGGCGTCTCCGCGGACGCCCTCGAGTCCGACCCGCGCGGCATCGCCTCACTCCCGCCCGCACTGCGGGCGCCGGCCCTGCACGCGTACGCCTCCGCCATCACCGACGTCTTCCTGTACGCCGCCCCCGTCGCCCTCCTGGGCTTCGTCCTGGCCTGGTTCCTCAAGGAGGACCCGCTGCGCGGCTCCGTCACCGCGCCCGACGTCACCGAGACGCTCGCCAGCAACCCCGTCGAGCGGTCCTCGTACGACGAGGTGTGCCGGGCCCTGTCCGTGCTCGGCACGCGCGAGGGGCGGCGCAGGGTGTACCAGGAGATCACCGAGCGGGCCGGCTACGACCTGCTGCCGGCGGCCAGTTGGCTGCTGCTGCGGATCAGGCGGTACGGCTGGGCCGAGCCGGCCGTGCTCGCCGAACGCAGTTCCGTGCCGCTGAGCGTCATCATCGAGGCCGCCCGGCAGGTGGAGGTGCGGCATCTCGCCGTGCGGGAGGGGCTGGAGCTGGTGCTGACGGACAGCGGGCGACAGGTCGCCGAGCGGCTCGCCCAGGCCCGGGAGGAGTCGCTGGCACGGCTCCTCGGCGACTGGTGGGGGCCGGGGCGGCCCACGGACCTCGTGCAGCTGGTGCGGGAGCTGAACGGCGAGCTGTGCGGGTCGGAGCGGGAGGAACCGCACAAGGGGGTGGTGGAGGGGGCCGGTTGA
- a CDS encoding GNAT family N-acetyltransferase translates to MTWTITPEPYDSPVAAALWRAYYTEVSDRWYLLHHGRRTDPAELEREIAARTGAELAPPTGELLVARCAGEPAGSAGVRLLDAQTAELTRVFVHERMRGRGGAPLLVRAAEEAARALGARHLILDTRSDLVAARALYARLGYEETARHNDDPYAEHWFRKDLRRDPTAAPTATEAQGA, encoded by the coding sequence ATGACCTGGACCATCACCCCGGAGCCCTACGACTCCCCCGTGGCCGCTGCCCTGTGGCGGGCCTACTACACGGAGGTCAGCGACCGCTGGTACCTCCTGCACCACGGCCGCCGCACGGACCCCGCGGAACTGGAGCGCGAGATCGCCGCCAGGACCGGCGCGGAACTGGCCCCGCCCACGGGCGAGCTGCTGGTCGCCCGCTGCGCCGGGGAACCGGCGGGCTCGGCGGGCGTACGTCTGCTGGACGCGCAGACAGCTGAGCTGACCCGGGTGTTCGTGCACGAGAGGATGCGGGGCAGGGGCGGCGCGCCTCTGCTCGTCCGGGCCGCCGAGGAGGCCGCCCGGGCCCTGGGCGCCCGCCACCTGATCCTGGACACCCGGTCCGACCTGGTGGCGGCCCGCGCCCTGTACGCCCGCCTCGGCTACGAGGAGACGGCACGCCACAACGACGACCCGTACGCCGAGCACTGGTTCCGCAAGGACCTGCGGCGCGACCCCACCGCCGCGCCGACCGCGACGGAGGCGCAGGGGGCGTAG
- a CDS encoding FHA domain-containing protein produces the protein MLELTMATVAAAEEGATAGMQMADAPSEPGAVLRVGRDRALCRLVTPDDWLFVSRVHLEFQCGPEGTWQVTWLRGSQADPSSEVRLVVGEYAQPLAYGGTVTLPRGGNGEIVVRDRTAPRSVNVGFYHEF, from the coding sequence GTGCTCGAACTGACCATGGCCACCGTCGCCGCGGCGGAAGAGGGGGCCACGGCCGGCATGCAGATGGCCGACGCGCCCAGCGAGCCCGGCGCCGTGCTGCGGGTGGGCCGGGACAGGGCGTTGTGCCGTCTGGTGACGCCCGACGACTGGCTGTTCGTGTCCCGGGTGCACCTGGAGTTCCAGTGCGGCCCGGAGGGGACCTGGCAGGTCACCTGGCTGCGTGGCTCGCAGGCCGATCCCTCCTCCGAGGTCCGGCTGGTGGTCGGCGAGTACGCCCAGCCCCTCGCCTACGGCGGCACGGTGACGCTGCCCAGAGGCGGCAACGGCGAGATCGTCGTCCGCGACCGCACCGCCCCGAGGAGCGTCAACGTCGGCTTCTACCACGAGTTCTAG
- a CDS encoding DUF1992 domain-containing protein: MTERKPPGVPFESWVDKQIREAERRGDFAQLAGAGKPLPPGTDTTYDELWWIRQKMAREGLSVLPPTLALRKEAEDTLAAAYAAPSERIARKLITDVNVKIRNMMFKPPPGPPLGMKPYDVEEVVRQWRERRTAAGKAEETA, from the coding sequence ATGACCGAGCGAAAGCCACCCGGCGTCCCGTTCGAGTCCTGGGTGGACAAACAGATCCGGGAGGCCGAAAGGCGCGGTGACTTCGCTCAACTCGCGGGCGCGGGCAAGCCGTTGCCGCCCGGTACCGACACCACGTACGACGAACTGTGGTGGATCAGGCAGAAGATGGCCCGCGAGGGTCTGTCGGTACTGCCTCCGACCCTGGCCCTGCGCAAGGAGGCCGAGGACACGCTCGCGGCGGCGTACGCGGCCCCTTCGGAGCGCATCGCGCGCAAACTGATCACGGACGTCAACGTCAAGATCCGCAACATGATGTTCAAGCCGCCGCCGGGACCCCCGCTCGGGATGAAGCCGTACGACGTCGAAGAGGTCGTACGGCAGTGGCGGGAGCGCCGCACGGCGGCGGGGAAGGCCGAGGAGACCGCGTAG